acatctcttcttctttgccACTCTTCTTTCTCTTACCAGCAGCTTTAGCAGCTTTCACACCAACTGGTCTTGCTTCATGTTCGGGTACTTCATCTTCTGTATCAAGGTCAACCACTTGTTTGCGCTTCTCCTTCCCACCGTCTTTAACCATATACGTCGTGCACCATTTCTGGTCATGCCTCAGCTCCCTCCACGCATGTTCGAGGCCGAACTTGCGCTGGTAAATGTTGAAGAATGAGTCTAGTGCagctttcatcacatcatcatcattctgACCACTTCTCTGCCCCCTCAATGCCGCATCATAGCATCCTACGAACTTACAGACTTGCTCGTTAATCCTAGCCCACCTCTGCTTGGCTGGACGAATCTCTCTAGGTACTGTCCCAACCAGTTGAGGGCTTGCGTTGTAGTAGTCAACGATTCTCTTCCAGAAACGTTCCGCTTTCTGGTCACAGCTGACTACAGGGTCTTTGCTGGTGTTAAGCCACGCCCCAATGAGGATTTTATCCTCAAGCAGAGACCATTGCCTCCGCTCTTTGCCAGCAGACTCGACTGTAGGCTGGACAGGAGACTCGACTGTAGGCTGGACAGGAGACTCGACACTAGGCTGGACAGGGTGGAAACCATACTCATCAGGACCTTGGCTACCGAACCAAGCAGGTTCGGGTGACTCAAGGTCAACTGAAGATTGACTATACATTAGAATAACAAACCCAGTTCTGTTATTCATGTTTAGATGATGGTCTGTGTTACTCTATTAGCAACACAGACACTTAAGTAAGCGATAGAAAGTAAACTAGCATTTAGGTTCGGAGTAGTTAGGCAGATAGAAAGCAAACAAGCATTAACCACCACTCAAATCAGACTAATAACTTCTCTACTTGCTACACTAAAAGCTAACAAGTACGATTCTATCAAATCTAAAGTTAGGAAGCAATACTAGCATTAATAACCATTAAAGCATGACCAGTatagttaatttttattactgaAACAAAAAAGAGTGGAAGTATTGTACCTGTGAAGCCCATCTCGAGTTCAGACATTGTTGTTTAAATCCTCCGAAGCTCTTCCTTGAAAGACATAAGATAAAAcagttaaaaaattttattttgtctcATATATTATTGAAATAAGAAATGAAACTTACCAGCCCATTACGATGACCAAGATTACCAAGACCAGTAGACAAACTCCCTTTGCAAACCCATATTTAACCATTGATTTCTTCTTCGTTAATGCACCGACGATCTTCTCTAGCTTAGCCACCTTCTGGTCACTCTCAAAGAATTGATCTTTGAGCATCCTAACTTGTCTTTGCATTTCACCAAGCTCTTCTTGAATCGCCACATCCCACCATTTCCAGATGTGGCAGTCTCCATCGTCAACGTTGTCGCAGGAGAAGTACCTCCTTCCTGGATTTTTAGGAGTGTATGACGTTGCAACAACAGGCTCATTACCGCAATAACATGTCCTCGGGATTCCTTCATCAGCTTCAGGTTCCGGTGTGTAGCTACTCTCACCTTCATCCGCGTAGAGATCAGCTTCTGCTTGAAGTAAACAGGTCATGTCAAACTCGTCAGATGAAGAAGGCTGAGTGTAGCTATAGTCTTGTCCCATAGTTTGTTggcctgcaaaaaaaaaaagaaacattgtTAGCGAAGAAGAAAACTTCACATTAAGAACAGAACGCAACAAAACATACTATAAACATTTGAGTTTAAGTACACATTAACGTAAATTGAACCTGAAACTAAACAGTTTACTAGCTACACATAAAGCTAACAGAGGGATCGAGTACTGAGTTTTCGAGCTAAACTGAAAACAAGATAAGCAACAGCATACCATACACATACGTTTTGTATAAGGCAAACACATACAAATCGATGTCAGAGCTTCGCTGAAAACAATTCGTATTTTGAAACCGTTAGAACAAACTAGAAGATCGTTTGAATCCGAAAACAAATTGAAACCGTAACTACATCGATTGAAACCGTAAGAACAAACTTCGAGTAATGAGTTTTCGAGCAAACTAAATCGATTGAAACCAAAAGATCCCCAATTCAAAACGATTTGAAAACGAATTGAAAACCAAAAACTgtttgaaaccctaaatcgaagAAATCCCCAAATCGATAAAAAACGGAAAACGAACAACAAGGAATCGATAACCTATCCTTAAATCTACCACAGAAGAAGGCTATTTACCTTTGAAGATCACGGAAGAAGACGGTCGACGACGGAGACAAATCGCCTTTTCGTCTCGAGCTCTGCTATTTTTTTTTCGCCTTCGGTCgtgaatgaattttttttccacAACCCCGAACCCAATAGCTCACCGAGCCAACCATCAGACGCCACGTGACACAAGGACTTGGTCCTTCTAGCCCTTATTTACGGATTGATCCGTCAAAATCTTAACCCAATTATCAATATTATATTCCATTTGGGCTAAGGACTTGGGCTACGGACTCCTCTTGGACCGCCGTTGCGGATGGTCTTAGTTCTGCCAAAGTGAAAGAAGCTGCCTTCgagcttcttctttctcttaaCTCTGTACCAGAATAAAAAGtacaaactttataattaaaattttaaaaacaaacgaatactaataattaagaaaatagtaaaataatgacaattaaaaaagattatttgcaaaatcaaaatgaaaGATATCCTTGCTTCTTGTGCCACCACCGCTCTCTTTTACAGGCGTAGAAAATAAGAAACCCTGAAACAGAGATATTAAACAAGACACAAGTGTTCAGTGTGTTTTtaatctctctctgtctctttctCTGTCTCTGTCCTTGAGCAACAACAACCGCCTTTATTACACAGCATACCCCCTTCTTATAATCTATTATCTACTACCCTCTTCTCTTCAAAATAAGAGTTTCAGAcagaaactctctctctctctctctctctctctctctctctaaccataGTTTTGTCTGTAAAAACCCACAAATCTAAGAGAAGTTATGAATAAACAAGATGTTATGAAGCTTCAGGTACACGTCTCCTTCtattcttttctctctcttcaagattatgtgtgtgtgtgtgctaATTCTGT
The Brassica napus cultivar Da-Ae chromosome A1, Da-Ae, whole genome shotgun sequence DNA segment above includes these coding regions:
- the LOC106351389 gene encoding glutathione S-transferase T3-like, translated to MNNRTGFVILMYSQSSVDLESPEPAWFGSQGPDEYGFHPVQPSVESPVQPTVESPVQPTVESAGKERRQWSLLEDKILIGAWLNTSKDPVVSCDQKAERFWKRIVDYYNASPQLVGTVPREIRPAKQRWARINEQVCKFVGCYDAALRGQRSGQNDDDVMKAALDSFFNIYQRKFGLEHAWRELRHDQKWCTTYMVKDGGKEKRKQVVDLDTEDEVPEHEARPVGVKAAKAAGKRKKSGKEEEMSQLEAIMEMKGKLSKQKILERLLAKKDPLSEMEESLKLKLMSEML